From the Sphingomonas aliaeris genome, one window contains:
- a CDS encoding dihydrofolate reductase, whose amino-acid sequence MITFILARAENGVIGRDGKLPWHLPADLKRFKALTAGKPMIMGRKTFDSFPAPLPGRRHIVLTRDSDWSAPGAEPAQSVEEALELAGRGDVSVIGGAEVYALFLDRADRIEVTEVHATPEGDALVPAFEGWHEVVRQDMPAEGDRPAYSFVTLGRG is encoded by the coding sequence ATGATAACCTTCATCCTTGCCCGTGCCGAAAACGGTGTGATCGGTCGTGACGGAAAGCTGCCCTGGCACCTCCCGGCCGACTTGAAACGCTTCAAGGCGCTGACCGCCGGCAAGCCGATGATCATGGGCCGCAAGACGTTCGACAGCTTCCCGGCGCCGCTGCCCGGACGGCGGCATATCGTGCTCACGCGCGATTCCGACTGGTCGGCTCCGGGCGCGGAGCCGGCGCAGTCCGTCGAAGAGGCGCTGGAACTGGCAGGGAGGGGGGATGTCAGCGTGATTGGCGGCGCGGAAGTCTATGCGCTGTTCCTCGATCGTGCGGATCGTATCGAAGTGACGGAGGTACATGCGACGCCCGAGGGCGATGCGCTGGTCCCCGCGTTCGAAGGCTGGCACGAAGTCGTACGGCAGGATATGCCCGCCGAAGGAGATCGGCCCGCTTACAGCTTCGTAACGCTGGGGCGCGGCTGA
- a CDS encoding hemerythrin domain-containing protein — MDITQLILDEHAQQRSLFAQIDSIDPKNVEALTAIWGRLKNLLDSHAEAEERFFYPRLMKIGTGGNDAPSAAEETEDAIEDHNDIRDTGEAVQKHPVGSPEWFAAVGECNKANSDHMAEEERQGLTDFRQHATLEERHELAVQFATFEAQHLNGVKVVDKDPDDYVKKHAA, encoded by the coding sequence ATGGACATCACCCAACTCATCCTGGACGAACACGCCCAGCAGCGCAGCCTGTTCGCGCAGATCGACAGCATCGATCCAAAAAATGTCGAGGCGCTCACCGCCATCTGGGGTCGCCTGAAGAACCTGCTGGATTCGCATGCGGAGGCGGAGGAACGCTTCTTCTACCCGCGTCTGATGAAGATCGGCACGGGCGGAAACGACGCGCCTTCCGCGGCGGAAGAAACCGAGGACGCGATCGAGGATCATAACGACATCCGCGATACCGGCGAGGCGGTACAGAAGCACCCGGTCGGGTCGCCGGAATGGTTCGCAGCGGTCGGCGAATGCAACAAGGCGAACAGCGATCATATGGCCGAGGAGGAACGTCAGGGCCTGACCGACTTCCGCCAGCACGCGACGCTGGAGGAACGCCATGAGCTGGCCGTGCAGTTCGCGACGTTCGAGGCGCAGCATCTGAACGGCGTCAAGGTCGTCGACAAGGACCCCGACGATTATGTGAAGAAGCACGCCGCCTGA
- the chrA gene encoding chromate efflux transporter → MTAATIAPAVAASRPEPVTLGQAFWVWLRIALLSFGGPAGQIAVMHRILVDEKRWIGEQRFLHALNYCMLLPGPEAQQLATYIGWLIHRTRGGIVAGVLFIVPGVVSIMALSWVYVLYGRVGIVSALFFGLKAAVLAIVLQAVVRIGGRALTTTPARLLAAAAFVLIFFLGAPFPLIVLGAGLIGWWSGRMGYAAFRGGGHGGAKGGGVADTDTLLGEDLPAHARPGWRETVRTALVWLALWLVPVAALLIALGPDHVFSRIATFFSTMAMVTFGGAYAVLAYVAQQAVEQYGWLAPREMLDGLGMAETTPGPLIMVLQFVGFLGAYRDPGGMSPLLAATLGGLLATWVTFTPCFLWIFLGAPIIERLRNNLAVAATLSAITAAVVGVVLNLAVWFALHTLFRQTSALAIGPIRFDAPVLSTIDPWAGILAFGAVIAVFVLRANVIVTLLGASAAGAILYFAGALG, encoded by the coding sequence ATGACCGCCGCGACGATCGCACCGGCCGTCGCTGCTTCGCGGCCCGAACCGGTCACGCTCGGCCAGGCTTTCTGGGTGTGGTTGCGCATCGCTTTGCTGTCGTTCGGCGGGCCGGCCGGACAGATCGCCGTGATGCACCGGATCCTGGTCGATGAGAAACGCTGGATCGGCGAACAGCGATTCCTGCACGCGCTCAACTATTGCATGCTCTTGCCCGGCCCCGAGGCGCAGCAACTCGCCACCTATATCGGCTGGCTGATCCATCGAACCAGGGGCGGCATCGTCGCCGGCGTGCTGTTCATCGTTCCCGGCGTGGTTTCGATCATGGCGCTCAGTTGGGTGTACGTGCTGTATGGCCGCGTCGGCATCGTCTCCGCATTGTTCTTCGGCCTTAAAGCCGCCGTGCTCGCGATCGTGCTGCAGGCGGTAGTGCGGATCGGCGGCCGCGCGCTCACCACCACGCCCGCACGACTGCTTGCGGCGGCGGCGTTCGTCCTCATCTTCTTCCTCGGCGCGCCTTTCCCGTTGATCGTCCTTGGTGCCGGCCTGATCGGCTGGTGGTCGGGTCGCATGGGATATGCGGCCTTTCGCGGCGGTGGACATGGCGGAGCAAAGGGCGGGGGCGTCGCCGATACCGACACGCTGCTGGGCGAGGACCTGCCGGCACATGCCCGGCCCGGCTGGCGAGAGACAGTGCGGACCGCGCTGGTCTGGCTCGCCTTGTGGCTTGTGCCGGTCGCCGCCCTGCTGATCGCGCTCGGTCCCGACCATGTCTTCAGCCGCATCGCGACCTTCTTCTCTACGATGGCGATGGTGACGTTCGGGGGTGCATATGCGGTGCTTGCATATGTCGCTCAGCAAGCGGTCGAGCAGTACGGATGGCTCGCCCCGCGTGAGATGCTTGACGGTCTCGGCATGGCGGAAACGACGCCCGGGCCGCTGATCATGGTGCTACAATTCGTCGGCTTTCTCGGTGCTTACCGCGACCCCGGCGGCATGTCCCCCTTGCTCGCCGCCACTCTCGGCGGCCTGCTCGCAACCTGGGTCACCTTCACACCCTGCTTCCTTTGGATCTTCCTTGGCGCCCCCATAATCGAACGCCTCCGCAATAACTTAGCTGTCGCCGCTACGCTTTCCGCAATCACGGCGGCGGTCGTCGGCGTCGTGCTCAACCTCGCGGTCTGGTTCGCGCTCCACACGCTGTTTCGCCAGACCAGCGCGCTGGCGATCGGGCCGATCCGCTTCGACGCGCCGGTCCTGTCCACTATCGATCCGTGGGCGGGGATACTGGCGTTCGGAGCGGTGATCGCGGTGTTCGTCCTGCGCGCGAACGTTATCGTGACGTTGCTCGGCGCATCGGCAGCAGGCGCGATATTGTATTTCGCCGGCGCGCTCGGCTGA
- a CDS encoding TetR/AcrR family transcriptional regulator — MRCVTRAMRSRQRDMQDLIDLEAPPLATLPARERILRTASDLFYRYSVHTIGIDRIIAESGVAKMTFYKYFPSKAQLVADYLRHKTVGWLGMLAAAADQPGLSPIARVEAIFDALDGPFRTPPFRGCPFVKGLAEFGPEADSPDVKATIATYFEKLHALVAGVIAPLSLAEPEKAVLQVLTLVNGSIVLAQATADPGIASACKDAARTLLEAAPKR; from the coding sequence GTGCGTTGCGTCACCCGAGCGATGCGGAGTAGACAGCGCGACATGCAGGACTTGATCGATTTGGAGGCCCCGCCGCTCGCGACGCTGCCGGCCCGCGAGCGCATACTGAGGACCGCGTCCGACCTGTTCTATCGGTACAGCGTCCACACGATCGGCATCGACCGGATCATCGCCGAAAGCGGCGTCGCGAAGATGACGTTCTACAAATACTTTCCATCGAAAGCGCAGCTGGTCGCCGATTATCTGCGACATAAGACGGTCGGCTGGCTGGGTATGCTTGCCGCCGCGGCGGACCAGCCCGGTCTTTCGCCCATCGCGAGGGTCGAGGCCATTTTCGATGCCCTGGACGGGCCGTTCCGGACGCCACCGTTTCGCGGCTGTCCCTTCGTAAAAGGGCTTGCCGAGTTCGGCCCCGAGGCGGATTCTCCGGACGTGAAAGCGACGATCGCGACGTATTTCGAAAAGTTGCACGCGCTCGTCGCCGGGGTGATCGCTCCGTTAAGTTTGGCCGAACCGGAGAAAGCGGTGTTGCAGGTCCTGACGCTGGTAAACGGATCGATCGTGTTGGCGCAGGCGACGGCGGACCCGGGGATCGCCAGTGCCTGCAAGGACGCGGCCAGGACCTTGCTCGAGGCGGCACCGAAACGGTAG
- a CDS encoding SDR family oxidoreductase: MTQRTPPEPSDDCYCKSRQVCLLRRHSSTNERKVHMSNKVVVVTGASSGFGKLTVLELARRGHTVVATMRDADGRNSAICDELLDTAKADGNPLHVLEMDVADDASVQSAINAVIAQHGRIDVLVNNAGLMPIGVTEAYTVADVERLFAVNVFGAVRTDRAVLPYMRAAGSGLLVQVTSLMGRFTVPFFGVYAASKFALEALAETYRYELRSFGIDSVIVEPGPFPSNLISSSPQPSDAKVLEAYGDVAAVPGQIREHSDQQFDPANPPRPQLVADAIATLVDATDRRPLRTVVMPDGMDFGVEQINAAVAPIQNGVLTAMGMEAMI, encoded by the coding sequence GTGACGCAACGCACGCCGCCCGAGCCTTCCGACGATTGCTATTGCAAGAGTAGACAGGTCTGTCTACTCCGTCGTCATTCTTCAACGAATGAACGGAAAGTCCACATGAGCAACAAAGTGGTGGTCGTAACCGGCGCGAGCAGCGGCTTCGGAAAGCTTACGGTGCTGGAACTCGCACGACGCGGACATACCGTCGTGGCGACGATGCGGGATGCCGACGGACGGAACAGCGCGATTTGCGACGAGTTGCTCGACACCGCGAAGGCGGACGGCAATCCGTTGCATGTGCTGGAAATGGACGTCGCGGACGACGCGTCGGTACAGTCGGCCATCAATGCCGTCATCGCGCAGCACGGTCGGATCGATGTATTGGTCAACAATGCCGGTTTGATGCCGATCGGCGTGACGGAAGCGTATACGGTCGCGGACGTCGAACGCCTGTTCGCGGTCAACGTATTCGGCGCCGTCCGTACAGATCGCGCCGTCCTGCCCTACATGCGCGCCGCGGGCAGCGGGTTGCTGGTGCAGGTGACGTCGCTGATGGGGCGCTTCACGGTCCCGTTCTTCGGTGTCTATGCGGCCAGCAAGTTCGCGCTGGAGGCGCTAGCTGAAACCTACCGCTACGAACTGCGTAGCTTCGGCATCGACTCCGTGATCGTCGAGCCGGGTCCGTTCCCGAGCAACCTGATCTCGTCCAGCCCGCAGCCATCGGATGCAAAAGTGCTCGAAGCCTATGGCGACGTGGCCGCCGTCCCCGGGCAGATTCGCGAACATTCGGACCAGCAGTTCGATCCCGCTAACCCGCCGCGCCCGCAACTGGTTGCCGACGCGATTGCCACGTTGGTCGATGCGACGGATCGCCGGCCGCTGCGCACCGTAGTGATGCCGGATGGAATGGACTTCGGCGTGGAGCAGATCAACGCCGCCGTCGCGCCGATCCAGAATGGCGTTCTCACCGCCATGGGCATGGAAGCGATGATCTGA